GAAAGCATCTTTCACTCAATAATCCAAAGTTCCATCCGATATTAAAAGTAGACTACGAGAAGTTAGGTGGAGCGATCAGATGGATAAAACGTCTTTAATAGGACTCATATTAGGGATCATAGCGGTTGGAGTGGGGATGGTGTTCAAGGGTGTAAGCCCTGTAGCGCTGCTGAACCCTGCGGCCATTTTGATTATTATACTGGGGACGGCTGCGGCAGTGGTCATTGCCTTTCCAACCCATGAAATTAAAAAAGTACCAAAGCTTTTCGGCATCTTGTTTAAAGAACAAAAAGTGCAGGATCCGAAACAAACGATTCAATTTTTCTCACAGATCGCTGATTTGGCGAGAAAAGAAGGCTTGCTTGCCCTTGAAGCCAAAACTCAGGAAGTGGACGATCCTTTCTTGAGGGACGGACTTTCCTTGGCTGTGGACGGTCAAAGTGCCGATTACATCCGGGATGTACTCCATGAGGAAATCGATGCGATGGAAGAGCGGCATAGTGCAGGGGCCCTTATCTTCACACAGGCAGGTACATATGCCCCGACACTCGGTGTTCTCGGTGCCGTCATCGGGTTGATTGCGGCCCTTAGTCACATGGATAACACTGAAGAACTGGGACATGCGATTTCAGCAGCATTCGTTGCGACTCTCCTGGGGATTTTCACCGGATATGTCCTTTGGCATCCGTTTGCAAATAAGCTGAAACGAAAGTCGAAGGTGGAAGTGAAGATGAAGATGATGGTCGTAGAAGGGATCCTTTCGATCATCGAGGGCGAATCTCCGCGGGTGATCGAGCAGAAGCTTGCCTCTTACTTGCCGGCAAGTGAACGGATCCAGTTGCTAAAGGGGGATGAGGATGAAGCGGCGTAAGAAGAAACATGACGATGATCATATGGATGAATCCTGGCTGATTCCGTATGCGGATTTACTTACACTGTTATTGGCCCTCTTTATCGTCCTGTATGCATCAAGTTCAGTGGATGCAAAGAAGTTCGAGGAGCTGTCAGAGGTTTTCAATGAGATCTTTACCGGGGGATCGGGCATGATGGAATATCCAAGTCCGGCGGCTCCTAAAGAGCCTAGTGATCAGGAAGAAAAGCAGGCAGCTTCATCAGAAAATGATGAGGAGAAAGAAAAGGAATTAAGCAAAGACGAACTGGACAAGCAGGCTTTCCTCAAGGATCAGGAAGAATTGAAAGAGATTCAGGAAAAAATAAATGCGTATATCAAAACGAATCACCTTGAAGTTCAGTTTGTCACAAAGCTGACCGACGAAGGACTGCTTTTGACAATCAGGGACAATGTCCTGTTCGATTCAGGATCTGCGACGGTGCAGGGAAGTGATTTGGGAGTGGCTGAAGAGTTATCCGGTCTTCTGGAAATGAATCCGCCCCGGAATATCATCATCAGCG
The nucleotide sequence above comes from Bacillus sp. KH172YL63. Encoded proteins:
- the motA gene encoding flagellar motor stator protein MotA; translation: MDKTSLIGLILGIIAVGVGMVFKGVSPVALLNPAAILIIILGTAAAVVIAFPTHEIKKVPKLFGILFKEQKVQDPKQTIQFFSQIADLARKEGLLALEAKTQEVDDPFLRDGLSLAVDGQSADYIRDVLHEEIDAMEERHSAGALIFTQAGTYAPTLGVLGAVIGLIAALSHMDNTEELGHAISAAFVATLLGIFTGYVLWHPFANKLKRKSKVEVKMKMMVVEGILSIIEGESPRVIEQKLASYLPASERIQLLKGDEDEAA
- the motB gene encoding flagellar motor protein MotB — encoded protein: MKRRKKKHDDDHMDESWLIPYADLLTLLLALFIVLYASSSVDAKKFEELSEVFNEIFTGGSGMMEYPSPAAPKEPSDQEEKQAASSENDEEKEKELSKDELDKQAFLKDQEELKEIQEKINAYIKTNHLEVQFVTKLTDEGLLLTIRDNVLFDSGSATVQGSDLGVAEELSGLLEMNPPRNIIISGHTDNVPIRNAEFDSNWELSVMRAVNFMKIILHNPELDPKWFSAKGFGEFEPIADNGTAEGRGQNRRVEVLILPRVTQ